One segment of Paenibacillus rhizovicinus DNA contains the following:
- a CDS encoding SIMPL domain-containing protein encodes MMMMKPKWALVPVLALAVGVGAMFGAGGHGSKPVYAVDNPSVAQKSTITVAGTGKIDAAPDVAYLNVAVEARAATAKEAQSKNAAQFAGLTKLLYDTYKTAAKDVKTTGFSVQPEYEYNSKDGTSKIKGYLAVHNIQVTTRNLDGIGKLLDDLSASGANRVDGVQFDTEKQDQYELQALDKAMANAKAKADTLAKAAGKQVKEVTAITQNDANSGPIFYNKNEMSAAASDAAAPASTAIQAGEITISTDITVVYEMQ; translated from the coding sequence ATGATGATGATGAAACCGAAATGGGCGCTTGTACCCGTGTTGGCGCTAGCCGTAGGCGTAGGCGCAATGTTTGGAGCAGGCGGACATGGCAGCAAGCCGGTTTATGCGGTAGACAATCCCTCGGTCGCACAGAAAAGCACGATTACGGTAGCGGGTACCGGCAAAATCGATGCGGCACCGGACGTGGCGTATTTGAACGTAGCGGTGGAAGCGAGAGCGGCAACGGCGAAAGAGGCGCAATCGAAGAATGCGGCACAATTCGCGGGACTCACGAAGCTGCTGTATGACACGTACAAAACGGCGGCGAAGGATGTAAAGACGACGGGCTTCTCCGTGCAGCCGGAATATGAATACAACAGCAAGGACGGCACGAGTAAGATTAAGGGCTACTTGGCCGTTCACAACATTCAAGTCACGACCCGCAACCTGGATGGCATCGGCAAGCTGCTGGATGATTTGTCGGCTTCGGGTGCCAATCGCGTAGACGGCGTACAGTTCGATACAGAGAAACAGGATCAATACGAGCTGCAGGCGCTGGATAAAGCGATGGCGAATGCCAAAGCGAAAGCAGATACGCTGGCCAAAGCAGCGGGCAAACAAGTCAAAGAAGTGACGGCTATCACGCAAAACGACGCAAACAGCGGACCGATTTTCTACAACAAGAACGAAATGTCCGCAGCGGCGAGTGACGCAGCTGCCCCGGCAAGCACAGCCATCCAAGCCGGAGAAATCACCATCTCGACCGATATTACAGTCGTCTATGAAATG
- a CDS encoding HPr family phosphocarrier protein has translation MTRHPVVVRLKTGLHARPAALFVQEANKFSSEVFVEKDDKKVNAKSIMGIMSLAISSGTEVTISAEGSDADQAVTALVNLVSKEELENQ, from the coding sequence ATGACAAGGCATCCGGTTGTCGTTCGACTGAAGACGGGTCTTCATGCAAGACCGGCCGCACTTTTTGTTCAGGAAGCGAATAAGTTTTCTTCCGAGGTCTTCGTAGAGAAAGACGATAAAAAAGTGAACGCAAAATCGATTATGGGGATTATGAGCCTTGCAATTAGTTCAGGTACTGAGGTTACGATTAGCGCGGAAGGTTCGGATGCCGACCAAGCTGTAACCGCTTTAGTCAACCTGGTCAGCAAAGAAGAGCTCGAGAATCAATAA
- the whiA gene encoding DNA-binding protein WhiA — protein sequence MSFAGQTKKELTLIEADPCCERAELSALIRMNGSVSLSSRKVILDISTENAAIARRIYSLIKKQFAVHTELLVRKKMRLKKNNVYIVRIPTNVQEILSQLEIVSEGFVFNQGIDREMIRKSCCKRSYLRGAFLAGGSVNNPEGSSYHLEIATMYEEHCQALVELANKFDLNARCIERKKGFIFYMKEGEKIIELLSIIGAHQALFKFEDVRIMRDMRNSVNRIVNCETANLNKTIGAAVRQIDNIKLLEREVGLSSLPEKLREVAHIRLMHPDLNLTEVGEMLKGKVSKSGVNHRLRKIDELAEKLRNG from the coding sequence ATGTCTTTTGCGGGACAAACCAAAAAAGAATTGACGCTCATCGAAGCGGACCCGTGCTGTGAGCGGGCAGAACTGTCTGCGCTGATTCGCATGAACGGTTCAGTCTCGTTATCCAGCCGGAAAGTCATCCTCGATATTTCGACGGAAAACGCAGCAATCGCAAGACGGATTTACTCCCTCATCAAGAAGCAGTTTGCGGTGCACACCGAGCTGCTCGTTCGCAAGAAAATGAGGCTGAAGAAGAACAATGTCTATATCGTTCGGATCCCGACCAACGTACAGGAGATTTTGAGTCAGCTTGAAATCGTATCGGAAGGATTCGTCTTCAATCAAGGGATCGACCGGGAAATGATCCGCAAGTCGTGCTGCAAACGTTCCTATTTGCGGGGGGCCTTCTTGGCTGGAGGTTCGGTGAATAACCCGGAAGGATCTTCGTACCATTTGGAAATTGCCACGATGTATGAAGAGCACTGTCAGGCGCTCGTGGAGCTGGCGAACAAGTTTGACTTGAACGCGCGCTGCATCGAACGGAAGAAGGGGTTCATCTTCTACATGAAAGAGGGCGAGAAGATCATCGAGCTTCTCAGCATCATCGGCGCGCATCAAGCGCTTTTCAAGTTCGAGGATGTCCGAATCATGCGGGATATGCGCAACTCCGTCAACCGGATCGTAAACTGCGAGACGGCGAATTTGAATAAGACGATCGGTGCGGCTGTCCGCCAGATCGATAATATCAAGCTGCTGGAGCGGGAAGTGGGACTGAGTTCGCTGCCCGAGAAGCTCCGTGAAGTAGCGCATATAAGGCTGATGCACCCGGATTTGAATTTAACGGAAGTCGGCGAAATGCTCAAAGGTAAAGTGAGCAAATCGGGCGTCAATCATCGCTTGCGTAAAATTGACGAGCTTGCGGAAAAATTAAGGAACGGATAG
- a CDS encoding gluconeogenesis factor YvcK family protein translates to MTERRQQEQKPRIVVIGGGTGLSVMLRGLKEKPLDITAIVTVADDGGSSGILRNELQMPPPGDIRSVLIALADVEPLLSDMLKYRFNSGAGLAGHSLGNLMLAAMTDISGDFVSGVRMLSKVLAVRGRVLPAAGEAIVLKAETVDGMIITGESNIPKAGKAIKRVFIEPPDVEPLEEAVEAIREADAILIGPGSLYTSIIPNLLVPKLAQGIVESDAVKIFVCNVMTQPGETDNYSVGDHLAAVHAHIGHHLFDYVIVNDGEIPEQVQQKYAEMGAKAVHLDLEEVKRRGYEVIADKLVLFRTYLRHDAARLSHHIYQLVENWMQRKR, encoded by the coding sequence ATGACGGAACGTAGACAACAAGAACAGAAGCCTCGGATTGTCGTCATTGGCGGCGGTACGGGTCTATCGGTTATGCTTCGGGGATTGAAGGAGAAGCCGCTCGACATTACCGCGATCGTAACGGTCGCGGACGATGGCGGCAGCTCCGGCATTCTCCGAAACGAACTGCAAATGCCGCCTCCGGGCGATATCCGCAGCGTTCTGATCGCTCTTGCGGATGTCGAGCCTTTGCTGTCCGACATGCTGAAGTATCGGTTTAATTCCGGAGCCGGTCTCGCGGGTCACAGCTTGGGCAACTTGATGTTGGCGGCGATGACGGACATCTCAGGGGATTTCGTCTCGGGGGTTCGCATGTTAAGCAAAGTGTTGGCCGTCCGGGGACGCGTGCTTCCGGCAGCCGGCGAAGCGATCGTTCTGAAGGCGGAGACCGTCGACGGAATGATCATTACGGGCGAATCGAATATTCCGAAAGCGGGCAAGGCGATCAAGCGGGTCTTTATCGAGCCGCCGGACGTCGAGCCGCTGGAAGAAGCAGTCGAAGCGATCCGGGAAGCAGACGCGATTCTGATCGGGCCCGGCAGCCTGTACACCAGCATCATTCCGAATTTGCTCGTGCCGAAGCTCGCGCAGGGCATCGTGGAATCGGACGCGGTCAAAATCTTCGTCTGCAACGTCATGACGCAGCCGGGCGAGACGGATAATTATTCCGTCGGTGACCATTTGGCGGCGGTCCATGCGCATATCGGACATCATTTGTTCGATTACGTGATCGTGAATGACGGTGAAATTCCGGAGCAAGTACAGCAGAAGTACGCCGAAATGGGCGCGAAAGCCGTGCATTTGGATTTGGAAGAAGTGAAACGGCGCGGTTATGAAGTCATTGCCGACAAGCTCGTCTTGTTCCGCACTTATCTGCGGCATGACGCGGCGAGATTAAGTCATCATATTTATCAGCTTGTGGAGAATTGGATGCAACGAAAGAGGTGA
- the rapZ gene encoding RNase adapter RapZ has translation MSSIVAKARLVIITGMSGAGKTIAVQSLEDLGFFCVDNLPPVLIPKFAELIEQSNGKIGKVALVIDLRGREFFTALSESLNYVKEHYTIGYEILFLDATDSVLVQRYKESRRMHPLATEGLPLEGIKLERRMLEDLKGWATQVIDTSNLKPAHLKERIMSRFTNTDLSTISVNVTSFGFKYGIPIDADLIYDVRFLPNPHYVDHLRPNTGQDPEVYEYVMKWPETQTFLAKLLDMLQFLIPLYRKEGKSQVVIGIGCTGGKHRSVAIAEYLGRMLGSSDTEVVRVSHRDADRDRS, from the coding sequence ATGAGCTCGATAGTAGCGAAGGCTAGACTCGTCATCATCACGGGCATGTCCGGTGCCGGCAAGACGATTGCGGTACAGAGCTTGGAGGATCTAGGCTTCTTCTGCGTCGATAATTTGCCGCCGGTGCTTATTCCGAAATTTGCCGAACTGATCGAGCAGTCCAATGGCAAAATCGGTAAAGTGGCGCTTGTGATCGACCTGCGTGGACGCGAGTTTTTTACGGCGTTGTCGGAATCTCTCAACTATGTGAAAGAGCATTACACGATCGGGTACGAAATCTTGTTCCTGGACGCGACCGACAGCGTGCTCGTTCAACGTTATAAGGAAAGCCGTCGGATGCATCCGCTGGCGACCGAAGGGCTTCCGCTCGAGGGCATCAAGCTGGAACGCCGTATGCTGGAGGATCTGAAGGGGTGGGCGACGCAGGTTATCGATACGAGCAACCTGAAGCCGGCCCATTTGAAGGAACGCATCATGTCCCGGTTTACGAACACCGACTTGAGCACGATTTCAGTGAACGTGACCTCCTTTGGATTTAAATACGGCATCCCGATCGATGCGGATTTAATCTATGATGTCCGTTTCCTGCCGAACCCGCATTACGTAGACCATCTGCGTCCGAATACGGGCCAGGATCCCGAAGTTTACGAGTACGTCATGAAGTGGCCGGAGACGCAGACATTTCTTGCGAAGCTGCTGGATATGCTCCAATTCCTGATTCCTCTCTACCGCAAGGAAGGGAAGAGCCAGGTCGTCATCGGTATCGGCTGCACCGGGGGCAAGCATCGCTCGGTCGCCATTGCGGAATATTTGGGCCGCATGCTCGGCAGCAGCGATACGGAGGTCGTGCGTGTCAGTCATCGAGATGCAGATCGTGATCGGAGCTGA
- a CDS encoding ROK family glucokinase, with protein sequence MSEKIVVGVDIGGTSIKVGICNIEGELLHTYEGPTEVEKGSDVVCENIAAYARLIVEQSTFEWDQVEGVGIGIAGFLDIPRGFVHKSVNLFFDNVPLKDILEEKLGKKVLVNNDANVAALGEAWAGAGRGISDCVCYTLGTGVGGGVIINGKIVEGSKGMAGELGHMAIVPDLEAIQCNCGNKGCLETVSSATGIIRMAKDAVERGDRTSLSFVENIMAKDVIDAAKAGDEVAARIVNRAAFYLGKSMATVSVVLNPQRFIIGGGVSKAGEFLFEQIREVFRKAAPDMAQVGVEIVPAILGNDAGVVGAAGLIIRS encoded by the coding sequence ATGTCAGAGAAAATTGTTGTTGGTGTTGATATTGGCGGAACGTCCATTAAAGTAGGCATTTGCAATATCGAAGGCGAGCTTCTGCATACGTACGAAGGACCGACGGAAGTCGAGAAGGGGTCGGACGTAGTTTGCGAGAACATAGCGGCTTACGCCCGTCTTATTGTCGAACAATCTACATTTGAGTGGGATCAAGTAGAAGGCGTCGGTATCGGCATCGCCGGTTTCTTGGACATTCCGCGCGGCTTCGTCCACAAATCGGTCAACCTGTTCTTTGATAATGTACCACTGAAAGATATCTTGGAAGAGAAGCTGGGCAAGAAAGTGCTCGTGAACAACGATGCGAACGTAGCTGCGCTTGGCGAAGCATGGGCAGGCGCGGGCCGCGGCATCTCGGATTGCGTATGCTACACGCTGGGAACGGGCGTTGGCGGCGGCGTTATCATTAACGGCAAAATCGTCGAGGGCTCCAAAGGCATGGCCGGCGAGCTTGGACATATGGCGATCGTTCCTGATTTGGAAGCGATCCAATGCAACTGCGGCAACAAAGGCTGCCTCGAGACGGTATCGTCCGCAACGGGCATCATTCGCATGGCGAAAGACGCCGTCGAGCGCGGAGACCGCACCTCGTTGTCGTTCGTGGAGAACATTATGGCGAAGGATGTCATCGACGCGGCGAAAGCCGGCGACGAAGTGGCGGCGCGCATCGTTAACCGTGCGGCGTTCTACTTGGGCAAATCGATGGCGACCGTATCCGTCGTGCTGAATCCGCAGCGCTTTATCATTGGCGGCGGCGTGTCGAAAGCAGGCGAATTCCTATTCGAGCAAATTCGCGAGGTATTCCGCAAAGCGGCTCCGGATATGGCGCAAGTGGGCGTTGAAATCGTCCCTGCGATCCTCGGCAACGATGCTGGCGTAGTCGGCGCGGCAGGTCTCATTATTCGTTCTTAA
- the trxB gene encoding thioredoxin-disulfide reductase, with the protein MYKAIIIGTGPAGLTAAIYLARANMNPLVIEGPEPGGQLTTTTEVENFPGFPEGIMGPDLMANMRKQAERFGAEFRTGWVNSVDTSKRPFTLQVEGQGELQAEALIISTGASAKYLGITNERENVGRGVSTCATCDGFFFRGKKIIVVGGGDSAMEEANFLTRFASEVVLVHRRPEMRASKIMQDRARENNKISWALDRTPLEVVANGMGVTGLKVKNNETGEEEVIETNGIFVAIGHTPNTKFLNGQLETDETGYLVVKPGTSETNIPGIFACGDVQDHKYRQAITAAGSGCMAALDCEKFLEGHAVHDWSQVL; encoded by the coding sequence GTGTACAAAGCAATCATTATCGGAACAGGCCCTGCAGGACTAACGGCCGCCATCTACCTGGCTCGCGCTAATATGAACCCATTGGTTATCGAAGGTCCGGAACCGGGCGGGCAATTGACGACGACGACGGAAGTCGAGAACTTCCCAGGATTCCCCGAAGGCATCATGGGGCCCGATCTGATGGCGAACATGCGCAAGCAAGCGGAGCGTTTCGGAGCGGAATTCCGTACCGGCTGGGTGAATTCCGTCGATACGTCGAAACGTCCGTTCACGCTTCAAGTAGAAGGCCAAGGCGAACTGCAGGCCGAGGCACTGATCATTTCGACCGGCGCATCCGCAAAGTACCTGGGCATCACGAATGAGCGCGAGAATGTTGGCCGCGGCGTCAGCACCTGCGCAACCTGCGACGGCTTCTTCTTCCGCGGGAAGAAGATCATCGTCGTCGGCGGCGGCGATTCCGCGATGGAAGAAGCGAACTTCCTGACGCGCTTCGCATCGGAAGTTGTGCTTGTTCATCGCCGTCCGGAAATGCGCGCCTCCAAAATCATGCAAGACCGCGCTCGCGAGAACAACAAAATCAGCTGGGCGCTGGATCGTACGCCGCTGGAAGTCGTGGCGAACGGCATGGGCGTGACCGGGCTGAAAGTGAAGAACAACGAGACAGGCGAAGAAGAAGTCATCGAAACGAACGGTATTTTCGTAGCGATCGGCCATACGCCGAACACGAAGTTCCTGAACGGTCAGCTGGAGACGGACGAGACGGGCTATCTGGTCGTAAAACCGGGCACGTCCGAAACGAACATCCCTGGCATCTTCGCTTGCGGAGACGTACAGGATCACAAATACCGCCAAGCGATCACGGCGGCGGGAAGCGGCTGCATGGCTGCGCTGGATTGCGAGAAGTTCCTGGAAGGCCATGCTGTGCACGACTGGAGCCAGGTACTGTAA
- a CDS encoding tetratricopeptide repeat protein yields the protein MKEKKIAVAGRSTKIIPIQWDATFFFERAVRSMDRYHYDKALKYFRRAAEYEPDNPVNHCNMAGILSEMGNYEESNRILLSIVDELDPEMTECHFYMANNFANMEMYEAAEDSLVRYLEEDAEGQFLEEAEDMMELLHFELERPTKLAFIKAREGFFEHDRARSMLEEGKFVEAVRLLESIVEKNGDFLAARNNLALAYYYMGIFDKALETIKQVLDLEPGNLHALCNLAIFYQHAGDKEKLVPLVELLCKTVPFHQEHVFKLATTMGILGEHGEAYRHFTRLLKDGALKSDPCLFHYAAVAACNIGRYAESRRLWQQVKKLDPDSHVPGYYMEQLERMENGQHAAPASYHYHLPFEEQFKLWEKSTESLPDHMKRDPLVRSSFFWALRHGDRHTKLQVIQALGMIADNEVKDALREFIVEPQEDDYLKRIAIFVLRSIGVHESLNAILEGKETVIEHSRMPSRLPVWEDKWQSVLEAALVRMNKHYDLVQQHDLLTLWIEFLSRVYPDVPKLGKVEGWAAALEYLTAKMHRREISYHEVSQRYGVSIATVSKCAKRIDEICGIKEKMRMAFPSLADHRE from the coding sequence ATGAAAGAAAAGAAAATTGCGGTAGCCGGACGCAGCACGAAAATCATACCTATTCAGTGGGACGCAACGTTCTTCTTCGAGCGAGCGGTTCGTTCGATGGATCGATATCATTATGACAAGGCACTGAAATATTTCCGGCGTGCGGCCGAATACGAGCCGGATAATCCCGTCAACCATTGCAATATGGCGGGAATTTTGTCTGAGATGGGGAATTATGAGGAATCCAACCGCATCCTCCTCTCGATCGTCGACGAGCTCGATCCTGAAATGACGGAATGTCATTTTTATATGGCGAACAATTTCGCCAACATGGAAATGTATGAAGCGGCGGAAGATTCCCTCGTGCGCTATCTGGAGGAAGACGCCGAAGGGCAGTTTCTCGAGGAAGCGGAAGATATGATGGAACTGCTGCACTTCGAACTGGAACGACCGACGAAGTTGGCGTTCATCAAGGCGCGGGAAGGGTTCTTCGAGCATGACCGCGCAAGGTCGATGCTGGAAGAAGGCAAGTTCGTAGAAGCGGTTCGGCTGCTCGAGAGTATTGTCGAGAAGAACGGGGATTTCCTCGCGGCGCGGAATAATTTGGCGCTGGCCTATTATTACATGGGCATTTTCGATAAAGCTTTGGAGACGATCAAACAGGTGTTGGATCTGGAACCCGGCAATCTGCACGCGCTCTGCAACTTGGCGATTTTCTATCAGCATGCCGGAGACAAGGAGAAGCTTGTACCGCTGGTGGAACTGTTGTGCAAGACCGTTCCTTTTCATCAAGAGCATGTGTTTAAGCTGGCAACGACGATGGGCATTCTAGGGGAGCATGGGGAAGCTTATCGTCATTTCACGCGTCTCTTGAAGGATGGCGCGTTGAAGTCCGATCCTTGTTTGTTCCACTATGCGGCCGTTGCAGCCTGCAATATAGGGCGTTACGCCGAGTCGCGCCGCTTGTGGCAGCAAGTGAAGAAGCTGGATCCGGATTCGCATGTGCCCGGCTACTACATGGAACAACTGGAACGGATGGAGAACGGTCAGCATGCGGCTCCCGCAAGCTATCACTACCATCTTCCGTTCGAAGAACAGTTTAAACTGTGGGAGAAATCGACGGAATCGCTGCCGGACCATATGAAGCGGGACCCGCTCGTACGTTCGTCCTTCTTCTGGGCGCTGCGTCACGGCGATCGCCATACGAAACTGCAAGTGATTCAAGCGCTCGGCATGATTGCCGATAATGAAGTGAAAGATGCACTGCGCGAGTTTATCGTCGAGCCGCAGGAAGACGATTACCTGAAGCGGATTGCGATCTTCGTGCTTCGCTCCATCGGCGTGCACGAATCGCTGAACGCCATTCTTGAAGGCAAGGAAACGGTCATCGAGCATAGCCGGATGCCTTCGCGCTTACCGGTTTGGGAAGATAAATGGCAGTCCGTTCTGGAAGCCGCGCTCGTGCGGATGAATAAACATTACGATTTGGTGCAGCAGCATGATCTGCTCACCTTGTGGATCGAATTCTTGTCGCGTGTTTACCCGGATGTGCCGAAGCTTGGAAAAGTAGAGGGCTGGGCTGCCGCGCTTGAATATTTGACCGCTAAAATGCATCGCCGCGAAATTTCGTACCACGAGGTTTCGCAGCGTTACGGTGTCTCGATCGCGACCGTCAGCAAATGCGCCAAGCGCATTGATGAAATATGCGGTATCAAAGAAAAAATGAGAATGGCTTTCCCATCACTGGCGGATCACCGTGAATAA
- a CDS encoding ribose-phosphate diphosphokinase, producing the protein MFSDKLRIFSGSSNPKLAERISEELGLPLGKIKVSRFKSGEIYVHYEETIRNCDVFLVQSFSHPINDHFVELLVMIDAAKRASARTVNIIVPYYGYARQERKAAPREPISAKMLADVLTTVGATRVITIDLHAPAIQGFFNIPVDHLTGLDLISDYLKSKNIKNPVVVSPDAGRASTAEKLANYLDAPFAIMIKKRQAHNESNITHVIGDVEGGTPIIIEDMIDTGGTIVNVVEGLKERGAEDVYVCATHPLFSGPALQRLDHPNIKEVIVTDTIALPDNRSDRFKVLSVAPILAETTRIIIEGGSISTLFKNAGI; encoded by the coding sequence TTGTTTAGCGACAAGCTGCGTATTTTCTCGGGTTCCTCGAATCCAAAATTGGCTGAACGAATCAGCGAAGAGCTCGGGCTTCCGCTCGGTAAAATCAAAGTGTCCCGGTTTAAAAGCGGCGAGATCTATGTTCACTACGAGGAGACGATCCGTAACTGCGACGTGTTCCTGGTTCAATCGTTCTCGCATCCCATCAACGATCACTTTGTCGAGCTGCTCGTCATGATTGACGCGGCGAAGCGTGCTTCCGCCCGTACCGTTAACATCATCGTGCCGTATTACGGTTATGCGCGCCAAGAACGCAAAGCGGCTCCGCGCGAACCGATTTCGGCCAAGATGCTTGCCGATGTACTCACGACGGTTGGCGCGACGCGCGTAATCACGATTGATCTTCATGCGCCGGCGATCCAAGGCTTCTTCAATATTCCAGTGGATCATTTGACAGGTCTGGACCTGATCAGCGATTACCTGAAATCGAAGAACATCAAGAATCCGGTCGTCGTTTCTCCGGATGCCGGCCGTGCGTCGACGGCGGAGAAGCTGGCGAACTATCTGGACGCGCCGTTCGCGATCATGATCAAGAAGCGTCAGGCTCACAACGAATCCAACATCACTCACGTCATCGGCGATGTCGAGGGTGGAACGCCGATTATTATCGAGGACATGATCGATACGGGCGGCACCATCGTAAACGTCGTGGAAGGCCTCAAGGAACGCGGCGCCGAGGACGTTTACGTGTGCGCGACGCATCCGCTCTTCTCGGGCCCTGCCCTGCAGCGATTGGACCATCCAAATATTAAAGAAGTCATCGTCACCGACACGATCGCGCTCCCGGACAACCGTTCCGACCGCTTCAAGGTTCTGTCGGTAGCTCCGATCTTAGCGGAAACGACACGGATTATCATCGAAGGCGGCTCCATCAGCACGCTCTTCAAAAACGCGGGCATTTAG
- the hisIE gene encoding bifunctional phosphoribosyl-AMP cyclohydrolase/phosphoribosyl-ATP diphosphatase HisIE, whose translation MSTSKTVEAAAAEIKWNEAGLVPAIVQDAASKEVLMMAYMNGESLARSVESGETWFWSRSRNELWHKGATSGHTQRIVSMHYDCDGDTLLVRVEQTGPACHTGTYSCFTGEIQGVKGTESGASAFQQSSDRFAMLNQLEATIAQRYVERPEGAYTTYLFEKGVDKILKKVGEESAEVIIAAKNKDNDELRCETSDLVFHLMVLLRERGLSLDEVMTELGRRHNKTKPSS comes from the coding sequence ATGAGCACAAGCAAAACAGTTGAGGCAGCTGCGGCGGAGATCAAATGGAACGAGGCGGGTTTAGTCCCGGCTATCGTACAGGACGCTGCCAGCAAAGAAGTATTGATGATGGCCTACATGAACGGGGAGTCGCTCGCGCGCTCCGTGGAATCCGGCGAAACATGGTTCTGGAGCCGTTCGCGAAATGAGCTATGGCACAAAGGCGCGACTAGCGGCCATACGCAGCGCATCGTGTCCATGCATTACGACTGCGACGGCGACACGCTGCTCGTCCGCGTGGAGCAAACCGGACCGGCTTGCCATACGGGAACGTACAGCTGCTTCACAGGAGAGATCCAAGGCGTGAAAGGAACGGAATCGGGCGCGAGCGCATTCCAGCAGTCGAGCGATCGTTTCGCGATGCTGAATCAATTGGAAGCTACCATCGCGCAGCGCTACGTCGAGCGTCCGGAAGGCGCCTATACGACGTATTTGTTCGAGAAAGGCGTGGACAAAATCCTCAAGAAGGTCGGCGAAGAATCGGCGGAAGTCATCATCGCGGCCAAGAACAAAGATAACGACGAGCTCCGCTGCGAAACGAGCGATCTCGTATTCCATCTGATGGTGCTGCTGCGCGAGCGCGGGCTGTCGCTGGACGAAGTCATGACGGAGCTAGGACGCCGCCATAATAAGACCAAGCCATCCTCCTAG
- the hisF gene encoding imidazole glycerol phosphate synthase subunit HisF, whose protein sequence is MLAKRIIPCLDVKDGRVVKGVNFVNLRDAGDPVELAAIYDKEGADELVFLDISASVEGRATMVEVVKRTAGEITIPFTVGGGISHVDDMKRLLRAGADKIGINTAAVKNPSLVKDGAKKFGSQCIVVAIDAKFNAAWGEWEVFTHGGRTATGIKALAWAKEVEQLGAGEILLTSMDADGTKDGFDVKLTRAVSDSLGIPVIASGGAGKVEHFHDVFLQGHADAGLAATIFHYKEMTIRDVKDDLRLKGVEIR, encoded by the coding sequence ATGTTAGCCAAACGGATAATCCCGTGTCTGGACGTGAAGGACGGACGCGTCGTAAAGGGCGTTAACTTCGTTAATCTGCGTGACGCCGGCGATCCCGTCGAACTAGCGGCGATTTACGATAAGGAAGGCGCCGACGAGCTGGTGTTTCTGGATATTTCGGCTTCGGTGGAAGGCCGGGCAACGATGGTGGAAGTCGTCAAGCGAACAGCTGGCGAAATTACCATTCCGTTCACGGTTGGCGGCGGCATCTCCCACGTCGACGATATGAAGCGGCTGCTGCGGGCAGGGGCCGACAAAATCGGCATCAATACGGCAGCAGTCAAAAACCCGTCGCTGGTGAAGGACGGCGCGAAGAAGTTCGGCTCGCAATGCATTGTGGTAGCCATCGACGCGAAATTCAATGCGGCATGGGGCGAATGGGAAGTGTTCACGCACGGCGGACGGACGGCAACCGGCATCAAGGCACTCGCTTGGGCGAAGGAAGTCGAGCAGCTCGGAGCCGGTGAAATTCTGCTGACGAGCATGGATGCGGACGGAACGAAAGACGGCTTCGACGTGAAGCTGACGCGGGCCGTATCGGATTCGCTCGGCATTCCCGTCATCGCTTCCGGCGGAGCGGGCAAAGTGGAGCATTTTCATGATGTGTTCTTGCAAGGCCATGCCGATGCAGGCCTGGCGGCAACGATTTTTCACTATAAAGAAATGACGATCCGCGATGTGAAGGACGACTTGCGGCTGAAAGGGGTCGAGATTCGATGA
- the hisH gene encoding imidazole glycerol phosphate synthase subunit HisH, whose product MIAIIDYGMGNLHSVSKAVERLGYEAVVTADAKEIMEADGAILPGVGAFGDAMQNLQNTGLDEVTRYYAASGKPLLGICLGMQLLFTESEEYGPHKGLNLLPGTVIRFKGDFKVPHMGWNKLDFRQNTPLFDGLEQGHVYFVHSYHAKPERADDLLATTDYNGQVTAIVGRGNVYGMQFHPEKSGDLGMSLLHNFLALTGAREPIRH is encoded by the coding sequence ATGATCGCGATCATCGATTACGGCATGGGCAATTTGCACAGCGTCAGCAAGGCTGTCGAACGTCTCGGCTACGAGGCGGTCGTCACGGCGGACGCGAAGGAGATCATGGAAGCGGACGGCGCAATTCTGCCAGGCGTCGGAGCATTCGGCGACGCGATGCAAAATTTGCAAAATACCGGCTTGGACGAAGTGACGCGCTATTACGCGGCGTCCGGTAAACCATTGCTCGGCATTTGCCTCGGCATGCAGCTGCTGTTCACCGAGAGCGAGGAGTATGGCCCGCATAAAGGGCTGAACCTGCTGCCGGGCACAGTTATCCGGTTCAAGGGTGATTTCAAAGTACCTCATATGGGCTGGAACAAGCTGGACTTCCGCCAGAACACGCCATTGTTCGATGGCCTTGAGCAGGGTCATGTGTACTTCGTGCATTCGTATCATGCGAAGCCGGAGCGCGCGGACGATCTGCTCGCGACGACCGACTATAACGGTCAAGTGACAGCTATCGTCGGCCGAGGCAACGTGTACGGGATGCAGTTCCATCCGGAGAAAAGCGGCGATCTCGGCATGAGCCTGCTGCATAATTTCCTTGCTCTTACTGGAGCGCGCGAACCGATTCGTCATTAG